The Chroogloeocystis siderophila 5.2 s.c.1 genome window below encodes:
- a CDS encoding general stress protein, with amino-acid sequence MVNDIRRRAIGVFSSYLDAEQAINDLRDRGFSMDKVSIIARDEATQDEIAGIDVNDTFDNKAGEGATAGALTGGILGGITGLLVGLGSLVVPGVGPVLFAGEVASALTSAIAAGAVGAATGGLLGALLGLGIPEERARIYNEQVAGGGYLVIVDGTTQDIINAEAILMNRGIQEFGVYDIPAATEVQNLHHNATPEVTRSTEYVEPVSDDSNVVIVDRREQV; translated from the coding sequence ATGGTAAATGACATAAGAAGACGAGCAATTGGTGTATTCTCTAGTTATTTAGATGCAGAACAAGCAATCAATGATTTACGCGATCGCGGTTTCTCAATGGATAAAGTTTCGATCATTGCTCGTGACGAAGCAACTCAAGACGAAATCGCCGGAATTGATGTAAACGACACCTTCGACAATAAAGCTGGTGAAGGCGCAACAGCCGGAGCGCTGACAGGGGGCATATTAGGAGGAATCACAGGCTTACTCGTTGGTTTGGGTAGTCTTGTCGTTCCTGGGGTCGGTCCAGTATTATTTGCTGGCGAAGTCGCTTCCGCTTTAACGAGTGCGATTGCCGCAGGTGCAGTTGGTGCTGCAACAGGCGGTTTACTCGGTGCATTGCTTGGTTTAGGTATTCCCGAAGAACGAGCAAGAATCTACAATGAACAAGTTGCTGGTGGTGGTTATTTAGTAATTGTCGATGGTACGACACAAGACATCATCAACGCCGAAGCAATTTTAATGAATCGAGGCATTCAAGAGTTTGGGGTTTACGATATTCCAGCTGCTACTGAAGTTCAAAATCTTCATCACAATGCAACACCCGAAGTAACTCGCAGTACAGAGTACGTAGAACCTGTTAGTGACGATTCCAACGTTGTTATTGTTGATCGCCGCGAGCAGGTTTAG
- a CDS encoding ArsR/SmtB family transcription factor, with product MEQDIMQLLLRFFKVLADESRLGLLGILANQECSVEELAVLLQLKELTVSHHLNKLKELQLVKMSTEGNTHLYQLATEALQGISKEIFSPKQIATSRTDRLSIHAERDQMKK from the coding sequence ATGGAACAAGATATCATGCAATTGCTGCTGCGCTTTTTTAAAGTGCTAGCCGACGAAAGCCGATTGGGACTTCTAGGGATTTTAGCGAATCAAGAATGCAGTGTGGAAGAATTAGCCGTATTACTGCAATTGAAAGAACTAACGGTATCGCATCATCTCAATAAGCTCAAAGAGTTGCAGTTGGTAAAAATGAGCACTGAAGGAAACACCCACCTGTATCAGCTAGCCACTGAAGCTTTACAAGGTATCAGCAAAGAGATTTTTTCGCCAAAGCAGATTGCTACGTCGCGAACTGATCGGCTATCAATTCATGCAGAGCGAGATCAGATGAAGAAGTAG
- a CDS encoding ABC transporter ATP-binding protein, whose translation MPIISAENLSKVYPVAVKEPGLKGAIQHFFRRTYRMVEAVKQVSFEIKPGEVVGFLGANGAGKTTTLKMLTGLIHPSAGRVRVAGYIPFQRKLGFLKQITLVMGQKQQLIWDLPALDTLKINAAIYNLSDKEYRQRVGELTEMLSLQGKLNQPVRKLSLGERMKAELMAALLHQPKVLFLDEPTLGLDVNAQVGVREFLREYNKRYDATILLTSHYMADISALCDRVLVIHQGQLIYDGSLTGLIDRFAPYREVQVELAHPLPEGKLMHYGEIKSIEGQSARFLVQREALTRTVAQILAELEVIDLTVTDPPVEEVIGRVFRAGGVS comes from the coding sequence ATGCCCATCATTTCGGCTGAGAACCTCAGTAAAGTTTATCCTGTCGCCGTTAAAGAACCTGGATTAAAAGGAGCCATACAACACTTTTTCCGCCGTACCTATCGCATGGTAGAAGCAGTCAAACAAGTTTCCTTTGAGATTAAACCTGGGGAAGTTGTCGGCTTTTTAGGGGCAAATGGTGCAGGGAAAACTACTACGCTTAAAATGTTGACAGGTTTGATTCACCCTTCAGCAGGGCGCGTACGCGTCGCTGGATACATCCCGTTTCAACGCAAGCTAGGATTTTTGAAACAAATCACGCTTGTCATGGGGCAAAAGCAACAGTTAATTTGGGATTTACCCGCGCTAGACACATTAAAGATCAACGCAGCAATCTATAACCTTTCGGATAAAGAATATCGTCAGCGTGTGGGCGAACTCACAGAAATGCTGTCACTACAAGGGAAGCTAAACCAACCCGTACGCAAACTATCGCTGGGGGAACGCATGAAAGCCGAACTAATGGCGGCGTTACTTCATCAACCCAAGGTACTATTTTTAGACGAACCAACGCTAGGACTTGATGTTAACGCCCAAGTTGGAGTCCGCGAATTTTTACGCGAATATAACAAAAGATACGATGCGACGATTTTATTAACAAGTCATTATATGGCAGATATTAGCGCATTGTGCGATCGCGTCCTTGTCATTCACCAAGGACAATTGATTTACGATGGCAGTTTAACAGGGTTAATTGATAGATTTGCACCTTATCGCGAAGTACAAGTAGAACTCGCCCACCCTTTACCCGAAGGGAAGCTGATGCATTATGGCGAAATTAAGTCTATAGAAGGACAATCAGCACGTTTTTTAGTGCAACGCGAAGCCTTAACTCGTACCGTTGCCCAAATTTTGGCAGAGTTAGAAGTCATAGATTTAACTGTAACTGATCCACCCGTCGAAGAAGTTATTGGTCGTGTCTTTAGGGCTGGTGGTGTGTCATGA
- the bioF gene encoding 8-amino-7-oxononanoate synthase — MSDAYDWIEQSLATIHKADWYRSVQTIQGRSGATVEIDGRSLVNFASNDYLGLASDDRLIQAAITATQKYGTGSTGSRLLSGHRELHRELECAIAALKQTEDALVFSSGYLANIGVISAIVGKRDLILSDQYNHSSLKSGAILSGATVIEYSHCDLASIQTHLQQRDRYRRCLIITDSVFSMDGDLCPLPELLDLAQQHNCMLLVDEAHATGVLGDGAGCVKHFGCIQRQLIQVGTLSKALGSLGGYVAGGKTLIDFLRNRAPSWIYTTALSPANTAAALAAIRIIQQEPERRQQLWRNIDELKLLLHQQLPHLKLLPSESAILCLLLPSPASALTAAHRLQDAGIFAPAIRPPTVPTSRIRISLMATHTFSHMKQLVDVLSAINIVSSKPARGDQQ; from the coding sequence CTGAGTGACGCTTACGACTGGATCGAACAATCCCTCGCAACTATCCATAAAGCTGATTGGTATCGTAGTGTACAGACAATTCAAGGACGTTCAGGGGCTACTGTAGAAATCGATGGGCGATCGCTTGTCAATTTTGCGAGTAATGATTACCTTGGATTAGCGAGTGACGATCGCTTAATTCAAGCTGCGATTACGGCAACACAAAAATATGGTACAGGTAGTACAGGGTCGCGATTACTCAGCGGACATCGCGAATTACACCGCGAATTAGAATGTGCGATCGCCGCGCTCAAGCAAACCGAAGATGCTCTTGTCTTTAGTTCGGGCTATCTTGCAAATATTGGCGTCATTTCGGCAATTGTCGGGAAACGCGATTTAATTTTATCAGATCAGTACAATCACTCATCGTTAAAAAGTGGGGCGATTCTTAGCGGTGCAACGGTAATTGAATATTCGCATTGCGACCTCGCATCGATTCAAACGCATCTTCAACAACGCGATCGCTATCGTCGCTGTCTGATTATCACCGATAGTGTTTTTAGCATGGATGGCGATTTGTGTCCTCTACCAGAGCTACTTGATTTAGCCCAACAACACAATTGTATGCTGTTAGTTGATGAAGCTCATGCGACTGGGGTATTAGGAGATGGTGCTGGATGTGTAAAACACTTCGGCTGTATACAACGTCAGTTAATTCAAGTTGGTACGCTCAGTAAAGCTTTGGGGAGTTTAGGCGGCTATGTTGCTGGAGGCAAAACTTTAATCGATTTCTTGCGCAATCGCGCTCCTAGTTGGATATACACTACTGCACTTTCACCTGCAAATACGGCAGCAGCTTTAGCAGCAATTCGCATTATTCAGCAAGAACCCGAACGACGTCAACAATTATGGCGCAATATAGACGAGTTGAAGTTACTTCTACATCAACAGTTACCGCACTTAAAATTACTACCGTCTGAATCTGCGATTCTTTGCTTATTATTACCAAGCCCCGCGAGTGCTTTGACTGCGGCTCATCGTTTGCAAGATGCGGGGATTTTTGCGCCAGCAATTCGCCCCCCCACAGTACCCACAAGCCGGATTCGGATTTCACTCATGGCGACGCATACATTCAGTCACATGAAGCAACTTGTCGATGTTTTGAGTGCCATCAATATAGTTTCATCTAAACCTGCTCGCGGCGATCAACAATAA
- a CDS encoding sensor histidine kinase: MRKWIIPTLSEILASNDAQHGGYGSNSCLVSPTSEECTLADKPVKAAQQWHVAIAALENLLRQTLLQDTVDENCSASPQGVVLASFAPAIANPQLISKLPAWTFTKDSWQHQLLPADVTCVAAHKTLQVAAESGIPLPLLPGDPLAQEQFCLVLTAQFSFVMVLAENGGVPIFLFSFEPEVVEQAWYALRARAVLTTSESVLHLDKLVQQYYPIAPDYQTVMHFSRLLLRHMPEVPHEEVRDSAIRNHNSELSSSAPRSDVELLQAFAHEVRTPLTTIRTLTRLLLKRRDLATDAIKRLEIIDHECTEQIDRMELLFRAAELEKCTAKHSGTYLTAMSLTQVLQQSVPRWQKQASRRNLTLDVVLPQQQLPTVVSDPKMLDQVLTGLIENFTRSLPPGSHIQVQVIPAGDQLKLQLLPKSQLGENDKGHQSTVPPIRKSLGQLLTFQPETGTISLNITATKQLFQAIGGKLIVRQRPHEGEVLTIFLPLDVKQTEYCS; encoded by the coding sequence GTGCGCAAATGGATAATCCCAACACTGAGTGAAATACTAGCGAGCAACGACGCACAGCACGGCGGCTATGGTAGCAATTCTTGCCTAGTGTCTCCAACTAGCGAAGAATGTACTTTGGCAGATAAGCCTGTCAAAGCAGCGCAGCAATGGCACGTTGCGATCGCCGCCTTAGAGAACCTACTACGACAAACACTTCTTCAAGACACGGTTGATGAGAATTGCAGTGCATCGCCGCAGGGAGTTGTGTTGGCAAGTTTTGCACCAGCGATCGCCAATCCCCAACTTATTAGCAAGCTACCCGCGTGGACTTTTACTAAAGATTCTTGGCAGCATCAACTACTTCCAGCAGATGTCACTTGCGTTGCGGCACACAAAACTTTACAAGTAGCTGCCGAATCAGGAATTCCATTACCGTTGCTTCCTGGAGATCCGCTAGCACAGGAACAGTTTTGTTTAGTGTTAACCGCACAGTTTAGCTTTGTGATGGTTTTAGCCGAAAACGGTGGCGTACCAATATTTTTATTTTCGTTTGAACCAGAAGTTGTTGAACAGGCGTGGTATGCGCTGCGAGCAAGAGCCGTGCTGACAACTTCTGAGTCAGTATTACATCTTGATAAATTAGTTCAACAATATTATCCCATAGCGCCAGATTACCAAACAGTCATGCACTTTAGTCGCTTGCTGTTGCGGCATATGCCAGAAGTGCCACACGAAGAAGTGCGTGATAGTGCAATCCGAAATCATAACTCGGAACTCAGTTCCTCCGCACCGCGATCTGATGTGGAGTTACTGCAAGCATTTGCGCATGAAGTGCGGACACCGTTAACAACGATTCGGACATTGACTCGCTTGCTCCTGAAGCGCCGCGACTTGGCAACTGATGCGATCAAACGGTTAGAAATCATTGACCATGAGTGTACCGAGCAAATCGACCGCATGGAACTTTTATTTCGTGCAGCAGAACTAGAAAAGTGTACTGCTAAGCACTCAGGTACTTATTTAACGGCGATGTCATTAACGCAGGTACTACAGCAAAGTGTTCCGCGTTGGCAAAAACAGGCGAGTCGGCGTAACTTGACTTTGGATGTTGTTTTACCGCAGCAGCAGCTACCAACCGTCGTTAGCGATCCAAAAATGCTGGATCAAGTATTAACAGGGCTAATCGAAAACTTTACGCGCAGCTTACCGCCAGGAAGCCATATCCAAGTACAAGTTATTCCTGCGGGAGATCAGTTAAAGTTGCAATTGTTGCCTAAGTCTCAGCTAGGCGAAAACGATAAAGGACACCAATCTACAGTTCCACCGATTCGCAAGTCACTAGGGCAGTTACTCACGTTTCAACCCGAAACAGGCACTATTAGTTTGAACATTACAGCTACTAAGCAGCTATTTCAAGCAATTGGCGGTAAACTCATCGTGCGCCAACGCCCCCATGAAGGCGAAGTTTTAACGATTTTCTTACCATTGGACGTTAAGCAGACCGAATATTGCAGTTAG